ACCGTAGGACTTACGTAGGGATTAATATTAGAGACCGCGATGTAAAATCTGTTGTAGAAGATATTAAAACTAGACTTGATGCTGAATTTGAATTGCCTCCAGGTTACTTTATTAGATACGGTGGTGCTTTTGAAAATTTAGAACGTGCGAGTAACAAACTACAAACAGTAGTTCCTATTGCTTTGTTGTTGATTTTTATATTGATTTATTTTGCACTCAAATCCCTCCCCCAAACGGTAATGATTTACCTTGCTATTCCTATGGCAACCATTGGGGGTGTATTCGCATTGTGGTTTAGAGACATGTCATTCAGTATTTCGGCAGGGGTTGGCTTTATTGTGCTTTTTGGAGTAGCCGTACTAAACGGACTGGTCATGATTAGTGGTTTAAATGAATTAAAAGACGAAGGGGTAACCGATTTAAAAACCAGAATTATAGAAGGTACTAGACGTAGAATACGCCCAATTATGTTAACTGCTTTTACAGATGTTTTAGGGTTTTTACCCATGGCAATTTCTTCATCTGCAGGAGCAGAAGTGCAACGGCCATTAGCAACCGTAGTTATTGGTGGCTTGCTTACCTCTACATTATTGACATTATTTATTCTTCCAATTTTTTATCAATGGGTAGAACGTAGAACAGCTCATAAAAAACAAATGAATTTAAAATCATTACGACCTATAGGGATCATTTTGTTTCTCTTTATTTTTCCACTAGCGAATGCTCAGGAAATTGAGTCTGTTAAAAATAGGGAACCTACAAAGAAGGCCTCATATCCAGAAATTACGTTGGATAGTGCTGTTGTCATAGCACGACGTAATTATCCATTATTACAAACAGAAAGGTTAGAGATAGAACGGCAGCAAGTGCTAAAATCAAGTGCTTATGATTTTGGGAGTACTCAAATTTTTACGAGTGGAGAAGAAATTTCAGAGGAACAAGGGATATATACATTAATAGGAATCGGGCAGCAGAATATAGACATATTGGGTATAGCTGCTAAAAAACGATTACAAAATAAACGTGTAGCCCTTGCTGAAGCCTCCTATACGCTGACAGAAATTCAAGTAGCTCAACATGTAAAAAATGCTTGGTCAGACGTTTTTCAACAAAAGAAGAAAGTGAATTTGTATCATGAACTTGATGCTATTTATAGGCAATTTTCAAAAGCAGTAGCCCTAAATTTTGAAGTAGAAGCAATATCTAGGTTAGAATATGCCGCGGCAAAAAATCAGGCATTACAAATTGCAAATAAGTACCAGCAAGCACAGCAAGATTATCTTATTTCACTACAAAAACTTAACCTATGGTTTGTTTCTGATACGTTTTATACTGTTCCAGATAATTTTAATCCAAATAATTTTTTTGATTTGGATGTAACACAAGCAGATAATTCCCATCCAGAAATTGTTAAATCACAGCTACGTGTAGAAGAAGCGCATGCGAATTATAAGGTTGCAAAAGCAAATCTATTGCCTAAGTTTACTATTCAAGGTGGTTTGCAGAAAGTAAATAATGTGAGTGGTTTTTATAGCTATCAAGCAGGAATTTCAGTGCCTTTTTTTTCAGGTAGTGATCGGAGCCGTATCAAAGCTTCAAAAATAGAAGAGCAAATAGCACAAACAGAAGCTACGTTTAAAAACAAACAAGTTAAAGCAGCATATGCCCAAGCAATTCAATCCTATGTAAAATGGAAAAATGCTTGGTTATTTTATGAGCAAGAATCACTCCCTTTAGCAAATGAGCAAAGGAATGGTGCATTATTGGCATACAAAGAAGGTGCAATTGAGTATACTGGATTTACGCTAATTATTAAAGATGCTACAGCTATAGAAATTGAAGCTCTTGAAGCCTTAGACCAATATTTAATTGCCTTATTTAATTTAGAATATTATACCCTATAAAATGAAAAATTATAACAATTATAAATGGATAGGTTTATGGATACTTGTCTTAAGTGTTTTTGCCTGTAAAGATCAAACGAGTACAATTTCAGAAAAAAAAGAATCGGGTGCAATATCTAATGAAAGTAAAAAGGAAACTGTGCATACGGAAGGGCAAGAAGTGATGCTATCAGCAAGACAATATGAAGCCTTACAAATGAAGATTGATACGTTGACTAAACGGAGCATGAGCGGGTATGTAGAAGCGAATGGTCAATTAGAAGTTCCTCCACAAAATGAAGCGATGATTACTTCCGTAATTGGAGCTAATATTGTTTCTATTGAAGTTATAGAAGGCGATAAAGTAGCTAAAGGGCAAACGGTTGCCTATTTATCACATCCTAATATTATAGAAAAACAAACAATGTATTTAAATGCTTTTAGTAATAGTCAGTTTCTAGAAAAATCATTTGAACGACAAAAGAAATTATATGATGCGGGAGTGGGTAGTGGTGCAAATTTTCAAAGAGCAGAGGCAGAATATAATGCATCTCTTGCTTTAGTAAATGGATTTGAAGCGCAGTTGCAACAATTAAATATACCTGCAGCAGGGGTTAGAAAAGGAACTATATATCAGCGAGTAGCATTGAGAAGTCCTATTGAAGGGTATGTAGAAAAAGTTTCTATAAAAACAGGGCAGTATGTAGATCCACAAACAGATTTGATGGAAATTGTAGATACACACCATGTGCATGCAGATCTCATGGTTTTTGAAAAGGATGTTTATAAAATAGCAAAAGGACAAAAAATAAACTTTAACGTGCACGCTATTCCAGGAAAGAAACTTGTAGCAGAAATTTATTCCATCAGTAAAACTTTTGAACAAAACCCAAAAGCATTACATGTTCATGCAGAGATAGAGAACAAGGAAGGGAACCTAATTCCCGGAATGTATATTCAAGGACGTATTCAAACAGATGCGGTCATGGGTATTGCATTTCCTGAAAGTGCTATTTCTATTGATGGAGAAAAGGCTTATGTTTTTAGTGCAGTTAAGGAGGGCGAGGATTGGAGTTTTGTTCCTATTGAAGTTGTATTAGGAGAGAAAGATGGAGATTGGTATGGCATTAGTTTTTTAGAGCCAAATGCTTCTACTATTAAATATGCAATGAATAATGCTTATTATTTGATGGCAGAAATGAAAAAAGGAACAGCAGAACACAGTCATTAGAATTAGTATTATGATAGGAGTGGAACAGGTACTTAGTGAAAAAGGAATTCGTCCCACAGCGATGCGAATCCTTATTTATAATTTTTTAGAGAAACAAAAAGTAGCCGTAGCATTATCAGATATTGAAAGCGATTTTGATAAAGCAGAGCGTACAACGGTATATAGAACCTTAAAAACGTTTGTAGAGAAAGCCCTTGTACATCAAATAGAAGATGGAACAGGGGTGTCAAAATATGCTTTATGTGAAGTAGATTGTAAGTGTGAATTAGATCAGGATTTACACCTTCATTTTCATTGTAGGAGCTGTAATGAAACTGTTTGTTTAACTGAGTATAAAATTCCACATATTCAATTACCAAATGGGTATGTTGCTGAAGATGTAAATTTGGTAATCAAAGGAATTTGTGAAAGGTGTACCACCTTATAATTGCACTATAGTTGCATTGTATTAAGTATGATATTTATAGTATGAAAAAAAAGAAAAACTTAAAAGATCTAAAAATAGATAAGCATCAAGGAGATCATCATCATGAGGATCATCATGGTCATACCCATGGTAGTGCAAATGGTTCCTCAAATATAATAACCTATCTACCGGCAATATTTAGTTTTACCATACTTGTATTAGGTATTGTGTTAGACTATTTAAAAGAGCCATTTTTCACAAAGTGGATTCGGATTTCTTGGTATATTATTGCGTATATACCAGTAGGATGGCCGGTAATTAAAGAAGGCTGGAAAAGTATAAAAAATGGAGATTTTTTTACGGAGTTTCTTTTAATGACTATTGCCACCATTGGTGCTTTTGCTATTGGAGAATATCCAGAAGGAGTAACGGTAATGCTTTTTTATGCTGTGGGAGAATTATTTCAAGATGCAGCTGTGAAAAGAGCCAAAGGAAACATTAAAGCGTTATTAGATGTAAGTCCTAAAGAAGCACTTGTATTCAGAAATAATATGTTTGTTGCCGTTCCTCCAGAAACAGTAGTTGTTGGTAGTATTGTACAGGTACGTGTGGGTGAAAAAATTCCACTTGATGGGATTTTAAAATCTGAAAAAGCAAGTATGAATACAGCAGCAATTACAGGAGAAAGTAAACCAGATTCCATAGTTTCAGGAGCTAAAGTATATGCGGGAAGTATTAACTTAGAGGGTGTTATTGAGATTGAAACGACCAAGGAGTTTAAAGATAGTTCAATTGCTAGGATATTAGAAATGGTACAGCATGCAACAGCACGTAAATCTAAAACAGAATTATTTATTCGGAAATTTGCTCGTATTTATACGCCAATTGTTGTTTTTCTAGCCATTGGCTTAACAGTGCTACCTTATTTTTTTGTCGCAGATTATATTTTTAGAGATTGGTTATATCGCGCGCTTATATTTTTAGTAATTTCTTGTCCTTGTGCTTTGGTAATTTCAATTCCACTCGGTTATTTTGGCGGATTAGGAGCTGCTTCTAGAAATGGAATTTTGTTTAAAGGGGCTTCCTTTTTAGATAAAATAACGAAGGTGAATACAGTGGTAATGGATAAGACTGGCACTGTAACTAAAGGAGTTTTTAAAATTCAAGAGATTGAAAATAAGTCCGTTTTGCCTACCAGTGATTTTATGAAATATGTATTGGCTATTGAGGAACAATCTACGCACCCAATTGCCAAAGCCTTAATGGAATATAATATAGAGGGCGATAAGTACAAGGCAACCAATGTATCAGAAATTGCTGGGAAAGGCTTGAAAGGAACGGTTAATGGAAAAACGGTTTTAGTAGGGAATAAAGCATTGATGATTTTAAATGCAATTGAAGTGCCTCTAGAAACTGAAGTCATTATTTCATCGGTGATTATGGTGAGTATTGATGCAAATTTTTCGGGGTATGTAACGATATCCGATGAGCTTAAAGAAGATGCACATCAAACAATACATGAACTTAGAGCCGCTGGAATTACTAAGATTATTATGCTTTCTGGGGATAAAGATGCTATTACGCAACAAATAGCAAAAGACTTAAAGATAGATTGGGCTAAGGGAGACTTATTACCTGAAGATAAGCTTAAAGAAGTAGAAAAATTGAAAGAGAACCCAGAAAATAGGGTTGCATTTATAGGGGATGGGATTAATGATGCACCCGTTTTAGCAGCTAGTGATGTGGGTATCGCCATGGGAGGATTAGGTAGTGATGTAGCTATTGAAACAGCAGCTATTATCATTCAAAATGATCAGCCTTCAAAAATCACTCGTGCTATAAAAATTGGCCGTGCCACACGACGAATTATTTGGCAGAATATAGCTTTAGCATTTGGAGTAAAACTTGTGGTGCTTATTTTAGGTGCAGGAGGGATGGCAACAATGTGGGAAGCTGTATTTGCAGATGTAGGAGTTGCACTTTTAGCTATTTTGAACGCCGTACGATTACAGAAAATGAATTGGGATTGAAAATAAATTGTAAGAGTAAAAAGTACTTTTCAGAATACGGATCTAAAAAAAATAACCCCTTCTTTAAAGCGGTTATTTTTTTAGGTCCTTTTTAGTAGCTTAACTATTTTTTCTCGTTAATTCTAAGTACTAAACCCTTTCCGAAGGTTACATAATACATAGGGTATATAAGAATGATGATAGCTAAAATTAAAAAAATCAAGCTTTTTGTCAAGAAGAAAATTAATACAAGCCCGAACATCACTATTTTAAAGATGCTTTCCTATTTAAAAGAAATTAACTCTAGCGTAAGCTCTTGATCATCAGCTATATTTAATTCTAATGTTTGGCTTATATATCATGATGCTTTAGCACAAACTGTATGAAGACCTGTTTCTACTTCAAATTCTTAAATCCCTTTCTTAAAGATCCCAAATTTATTCCCGTCTATATGAATTTTCAGCAATTTCGCTACTATTATTAATTAGTATCTTACCCATTTTTCATGTTTTAATACTTAATCAATTTTATAGTTTATAGAATATACATTACGTGCTAATTTTGGGTGCATACATGCTACTGCTTGGCTAACTTTTTCTAACTTTTTACCGGTATCATTCGTCAATACATAAACATAAACATTATCCGTAGAATGTTGTCTTATTAATAACTCTCCTTCTTCTACAGTCTCACGATTAAAACCATCTACTAAACAACATCCACGAAGGTCCTGACTTTCATATCTTATGTTACCTATGTCGTCTAATAAGCCTTTTTCTTGAAGTTGTGCTTTAATACCCGCTAATTCTTGTTCTCCCTTTTTATTTAAAATACAAGCAAATATGCCATATTCTCCAAATCCTGAATCTGTACCTTCCGATTCAGGTTCGTAATATTTTAATAATACTTGAGGCACTACTTTATGATTTTCTGATGCGGTATATCGCTTAAATGAAGGATCAATAAATCCTAAAAGTCCTTTTCCTGCACCCGTCGATTTCTTGAAAAATGATTTATCTAACATTTTTTTTGCTACCTCCTGATTCGTCATATTATGTGTATTTGCTAATTATTTTTTTATAAAATTATACTATTAGTTACGCTGTTTTGTGTGATACTACAGCGAATTTTACTTCTTAAATTCAATTGTTCCTATATTAAAATCACCACTCTTAGCAGGTTCTAGTTGAAGGGTCAAGACTTCTTTTTGCTCATCTTTTGTTCCGAAGTTAGTATATACTAAGGCTCTTACGGTGACATTGCCCAATGCAGTTTGTTTTCTTGTACCATAAAAATTAACATCTATACCATATGCACCATCTATAGCATCCTTAAGTCTAAACTCTTCAGGGCCATATCCTTGAGTAATATCATAAGATATTCTCCCGCCTAAGCGCGTATTCTTGTTGCTATAACTACACTTTTCTTTATTAGGATCTGTAATCCATAAATCAATATCTGTTTCATTAGCATCCCAGTCAATAACAATTCTAACATCTACAGGCATATGTTTTAGAAAACATGGGTTTATAAAAGAGACGTCTAATTTTTCCTTATGTTTGAAAATAATATTGTTGATATCATGAAGGGTGATTAATTCTATACCATTAAATCGAGACATAATATCTGCATCCCATTCTTTATCTATGACACGGTATAAGTTATTAATCGCTTCCTGATTTTCTCCTAATTCGGCATAAGTAAGTCCTAAATCTATATAAGAATGTGGTTCAAAGGATCTTGTGTCTAGAACTTCTTTAAATACAGCTAATGCTTCGGTAAAGAACTTAAATTCAAAAAGTTTTCTACCTAAGGTGCGCAGTAATTCTGTATTTTCTAATTCTAATTCTGCAAGATTAGAAATTACACGTAAGCCTTCTTTCCTTTGGTTGTTTTGAAACATATAGGTAGCTACATCAAAGTAGAAAGATGGGTTTGTACCATTTTCGTCCTTTAGCTCTAAATATGTAGTATAGACATTTTCTTTTGCAACAGATTTCAAAGTATTGATATAAGGAGCTTTACTGTCCCATGTTGCAATTGTTATTTTAGGCTTGTTTTCCTTCTTTTTAGATCTTTTCTCACTAGACTTACTTTCAGAAGCAACTTCATCCATCGCCATTTCCATTTCCATATTAGCTTGTGGAGCGTCTGAAATTTCATCTCTTGAAACCATTTCTACTGGTTCAATATTTACATCATTTACGTTTGGTCTCTTAGGTACCGATTTTTGAATTGGTGGATTCTTCCACCAATTGTAATCTTCACTAAAGGTGCTACATAAACTTAAAATTCTATGCTTTTTGATATCTTTTTTTTGCTCATTTTTCATAGCAATGCGCTTAAAATATTCCTCTTGTAATGAAGCAGGGGGAACAATTTCATAGCGTACATAATCTGCTACATCGTCTAAAACAATTAAAGACGTATTTGGAGTAACTAGGTTGAATTTTTTTCCGTGTGACTTTATAGCAGCCACATTTTGATCTACGAGTAATGTTTTTAACTTTTTCTGCGCCCAAATACGTTCTCCTAAATTATGATCTAATGCTTCGGCATTATCAATAAGTATACGCTTTGTTTCCGTAATTTCACCTCCAAAACCAAAATGCAAAGTTAATTCTGCTTTATCACCTTCAATTTTGCCAGACATACTGAAATTGTCGGTTATTTTTTCTCTATTATTCGGGAATATTTCTTTTATCTTGTTGGTGTCAAATTCGGCTCTAATAAACTGCTTTTGTTCGTGGGTAGCCTTATCAATGGCTTGATCTGTAGCGGATTCGAAAGCATTAATGTAGGTACCATTTGAACAAACAGCCATATATGCTAATAAACTGTGGTTTGCTATATTAGAAGTGTTAACGGCAATAATAGGCGATTCAAAATTGTTTTTATTTTTTTCACCGAAATTAGAAACTCCATCTGAAAATAATAGAATTTCTTCGGTTTTAAATGTTGAAAAATCTATTGCATTTATAGCAGTGCCACCATCATAATGTTCTGCTTTTAAATCGCTAATAAGCTTTTCATTTTTTCCATTTGTTAGATCATATGTTTTAGAGGAATGTATGGTATTGGAAAAAGTAACTAGCGTTACCTTGCCTTGTTTCATCCAATCAAAATATCCTTGAAGAATGGCAACTTCTTTCTCTAAATCTCTATTTTGTACTGAAGAAGAAACATCCCAAACCACAGTTGTTTTTTTTGGAGTTTTCTTTTTGCGTTGTTCAGGTGTTATATCAAGATGGGTATAAAAATAATTATCTGAAGTAACAGACCCCTTATAGGTAATTACTTTAGACACCTTTTTAGGTTTTGGAATAGCAAAGCTTAGATTACTTTCCAATGTTTTATTTTCTTCTTTATAGGTACTAATATAGGAGTTACGAGCTTCTGTAAATTTTAAATTAATTTGTGGGTCGTTGCTCTTTAGAATCTTTGGTTTGTTTAAAACGACTTCAACCTTCACAGAAAAGGTTTCTAATGCGTTTTTTATATGTAAAGGCAGTTGGTAAATATAATTAGCAGCATCTCCTTTAATTTCATGTTCAAAGGCTATGATCGCTTTTTTATACCCTTTTGCAGGTATTGGGTAAACTCTAGCTTTAAAATTATTACCAGTAGTAACTTCTGCAAGTCCTGGGTCAACGTTTCTACGTGTTACCGCTTCAAAGGCTTGGGTGGCAGTCTCTTTATCAACAACAACACCTTCTCTCATTTCTCCATTTACATCTAATGCAAAACGAGAAATTGTTATTCCGTTACCTAATGGAAAATTTAATTCACCCTCCATTACGCGGTTATTAGCATTGTAAAATCGCATCTCTAATGTGGTGGTAGCAATATTATCGATGACAAAAACATTAATATGGAGATCGCTTAATTGAATAGGTTTACTGGTGTCATCGGTGGTCTTAAGTATTGGAATCCCTTGTGCAAGGGCAATTCTAGAGAAGATTAAGAACAAAATAAGAATAGAATGTTTTTTCATAATTTAATATTAGCAATAAGCTTAAAATAGAAGCATGTTATTTTTATAACGAACATTTATTCAGCTATTGTATAAATATAGGATTTAATACCTATTTATAGGCTGCTTTATTCTTTAGGAGACCAGATGTTTTTTAAATAGAAAAATAAAAGGATGCGCTATTCTTATAATTGTGAATTAATAATTAGTATAAATGTCATTAAAAACGATGTCTATGACATAGTTGGTTGTTAACTGTTTGGCGCTGTTAACAAACAATTCTACTTGTTTTATGGAAATTAATTAAAGGTAAATCAAGTAAAAGAGCTAAGAAAGTAGAGTGCTACGCTAATTACAAAGTATTAAAAAATGATAAAAATCATATTCTATAGCTAATAATAGCGCCAGTTTTGATCTAAATTATTCTATCAGAAATTATTAAAAACATTGTTATGAAAGCACATTCTTTTCATATTCCTGTAATGGGGATAGGTTTTACTATAGATACTCCATTAAAAGTTTCGCACCTTGGCATTGATTCTGCTATTTCCTTAGTAGACGATATTTTATTAGAAAAATTAAGAAAAATGTATGCCAACATATTTGACCAATCTTATATAGAAATAACAGAAGATTCTGAGGATTTTAGAGCCAAAAGGATTACTTCTTATTTAAATTTAGTGAAGAGTATTGCTGAGAAAAAATTTACAGAACTCAAAAATATAACCGATGGAGCTAGCGAGAGTTTAAAAGAATATTTTGACTTTTTGCCAGATACTTCTACGCTTAAACAACAGTTTAATAACTTAACAACTAAGTGTTGTACGGTGAATGAATTGAAGGATTTTTTAGAAGAGACTTTATGCATGGGGAGTATAGATGTAAATATTATGACTAAAGTGGATAAAGAAAATTTCACTAAAAAAGAAAAATTACCTACTATTTATAATGATGCGCACGCTGCACTCAGAGGATTTGCTCAAAGTGATTTAAAATCGTCCGTGATTTTCTCTGCCGGAATGAATCCTAGACTTTATAGTTATTTAGAAGAATTTGAAGATTTTTATCCTGATAAGGAAGGCGTATTAAAAAAGAAAATAGTATTAAAAGTAAGTGATTATAGATCTGCTTTGATTCAAGGTAAGTTTTTAGCAAAAAAAGGATTATGGGTATCAGAATATAGAATAGAATCTGGACTTAATTGTGGCGGACATGCCTTTGCAACAGACGGATATTTGTTAGGCCCTATTTTAGCCCAATTTAGAGACCAAAGAGAGGATTTTTTAACGGAGACAAGTAACATTTTTAAAAAAGCATTAAGCCTTAAAGATCGTTACATTCCAGAATCTATATTACCTGTTAAATTTACGGCTCAAGGAGGTGTAGGGACAGCCGAAGAGCATGAGTTTCTGCTAAGACATTATAAGGTAGATTCTATTGGATGGGGTACTCCTTTTTTATTGGTTCCAGAGGCTACAACTGTAGATGACGAAACTTTAAATAAAATGGTGAAAGCTAAAGAAGATGAGCTGTATTTGAGTGATATTTCCCCATTAGGGATCCCTTTTCATAGCCTTAAAAGTAATACTAAAGATGAAGAAAAGAGAGCTTTAATTGCGAAAGATAGACCAGGGAGTTCTTGCCCCA
This genomic stretch from Cellulophaga algicola DSM 14237 harbors:
- a CDS encoding efflux RND transporter periplasmic adaptor subunit, whose protein sequence is MKNYNNYKWIGLWILVLSVFACKDQTSTISEKKESGAISNESKKETVHTEGQEVMLSARQYEALQMKIDTLTKRSMSGYVEANGQLEVPPQNEAMITSVIGANIVSIEVIEGDKVAKGQTVAYLSHPNIIEKQTMYLNAFSNSQFLEKSFERQKKLYDAGVGSGANFQRAEAEYNASLALVNGFEAQLQQLNIPAAGVRKGTIYQRVALRSPIEGYVEKVSIKTGQYVDPQTDLMEIVDTHHVHADLMVFEKDVYKIAKGQKINFNVHAIPGKKLVAEIYSISKTFEQNPKALHVHAEIENKEGNLIPGMYIQGRIQTDAVMGIAFPESAISIDGEKAYVFSAVKEGEDWSFVPIEVVLGEKDGDWYGISFLEPNASTIKYAMNNAYYLMAEMKKGTAEHSH
- a CDS encoding heavy metal translocating P-type ATPase, translated to MKKKKNLKDLKIDKHQGDHHHEDHHGHTHGSANGSSNIITYLPAIFSFTILVLGIVLDYLKEPFFTKWIRISWYIIAYIPVGWPVIKEGWKSIKNGDFFTEFLLMTIATIGAFAIGEYPEGVTVMLFYAVGELFQDAAVKRAKGNIKALLDVSPKEALVFRNNMFVAVPPETVVVGSIVQVRVGEKIPLDGILKSEKASMNTAAITGESKPDSIVSGAKVYAGSINLEGVIEIETTKEFKDSSIARILEMVQHATARKSKTELFIRKFARIYTPIVVFLAIGLTVLPYFFVADYIFRDWLYRALIFLVISCPCALVISIPLGYFGGLGAASRNGILFKGASFLDKITKVNTVVMDKTGTVTKGVFKIQEIENKSVLPTSDFMKYVLAIEEQSTHPIAKALMEYNIEGDKYKATNVSEIAGKGLKGTVNGKTVLVGNKALMILNAIEVPLETEVIISSVIMVSIDANFSGYVTISDELKEDAHQTIHELRAAGITKIIMLSGDKDAITQQIAKDLKIDWAKGDLLPEDKLKEVEKLKENPENRVAFIGDGINDAPVLAASDVGIAMGGLGSDVAIETAAIIIQNDQPSKITRAIKIGRATRRIIWQNIALAFGVKLVVLILGAGGMATMWEAVFADVGVALLAILNAVRLQKMNWD
- a CDS encoding Fur family transcriptional regulator, producing MIGVEQVLSEKGIRPTAMRILIYNFLEKQKVAVALSDIESDFDKAERTTVYRTLKTFVEKALVHQIEDGTGVSKYALCEVDCKCELDQDLHLHFHCRSCNETVCLTEYKIPHIQLPNGYVAEDVNLVIKGICERCTTL
- a CDS encoding VIT domain-containing protein, with the translated sequence MKKHSILILFLIFSRIALAQGIPILKTTDDTSKPIQLSDLHINVFVIDNIATTTLEMRFYNANNRVMEGELNFPLGNGITISRFALDVNGEMREGVVVDKETATQAFEAVTRRNVDPGLAEVTTGNNFKARVYPIPAKGYKKAIIAFEHEIKGDAANYIYQLPLHIKNALETFSVKVEVVLNKPKILKSNDPQINLKFTEARNSYISTYKEENKTLESNLSFAIPKPKKVSKVITYKGSVTSDNYFYTHLDITPEQRKKKTPKKTTVVWDVSSSVQNRDLEKEVAILQGYFDWMKQGKVTLVTFSNTIHSSKTYDLTNGKNEKLISDLKAEHYDGGTAINAIDFSTFKTEEILLFSDGVSNFGEKNKNNFESPIIAVNTSNIANHSLLAYMAVCSNGTYINAFESATDQAIDKATHEQKQFIRAEFDTNKIKEIFPNNREKITDNFSMSGKIEGDKAELTLHFGFGGEITETKRILIDNAEALDHNLGERIWAQKKLKTLLVDQNVAAIKSHGKKFNLVTPNTSLIVLDDVADYVRYEIVPPASLQEEYFKRIAMKNEQKKDIKKHRILSLCSTFSEDYNWWKNPPIQKSVPKRPNVNDVNIEPVEMVSRDEISDAPQANMEMEMAMDEVASESKSSEKRSKKKENKPKITIATWDSKAPYINTLKSVAKENVYTTYLELKDENGTNPSFYFDVATYMFQNNQRKEGLRVISNLAELELENTELLRTLGRKLFEFKFFTEALAVFKEVLDTRSFEPHSYIDLGLTYAELGENQEAINNLYRVIDKEWDADIMSRFNGIELITLHDINNIIFKHKEKLDVSFINPCFLKHMPVDVRIVIDWDANETDIDLWITDPNKEKCSYSNKNTRLGGRISYDITQGYGPEEFRLKDAIDGAYGIDVNFYGTRKQTALGNVTVRALVYTNFGTKDEQKEVLTLQLEPAKSGDFNIGTIEFKK